In the genome of Deinococcus aetherius, the window CGCCTTCCGTCTGCCCGTCCGCCAGTAGGTCCTGTCCAGTCCATTCCCCCGCCCCACAGGCACCGACAAGGAGCACGACCATGACGCACTTCACCGCCAAGACCGCCCTGACCGCCCTCGCCTTCCTGACCCTGACCCCGGGCCTCGCGCAGGGGACGCCCGGCGCCTTCCACGCCCTCGGCGCCCCCACCACCGGCAGCGCCGCCATCGTGCAGAAGAACGGGCAGGCGACGCTGGAACTGCGCGGCCTGAAGACCGAGCCGGGGCCGGACCTCCAGGTGTGGCTGTACCAGAACGCGGCGCCGCAGAAGGGGGCCAAGGACGCGGACATCGGCAAGGGCAAGTACGTGAAGGTGGGGGAGCTGAAGAAGTTCAACGGGAATTTCTCGTACCCCATTCCCAAGGGCACGAACGTCACCGGGTACAAGAGCGTGGTGATCTGGTGCGAGCAGGTCAAGACGGCCTTCGGGGCCGCCGACCTCCAGTGAGCCCGTCGGGAACCGGGCTACTCTCCCGGTTCCCGCCCCCATCTGACGCCTTCGGAAAGGACAGCATGACCCTTCACGCCACCAGCGGTGCCCGGCCGCCCCTCGGGGCCCATCCCACCTCGCCTACCACGTTTCACACCGTTCAGCTTGGCGGGG includes:
- a CDS encoding DM13 domain-containing protein — translated: MTHFTAKTALTALAFLTLTPGLAQGTPGAFHALGAPTTGSAAIVQKNGQATLELRGLKTEPGPDLQVWLYQNAAPQKGAKDADIGKGKYVKVGELKKFNGNFSYPIPKGTNVTGYKSVVIWCEQVKTAFGAADLQ